The genome window TTTCTCGGTTTCCGAAAGGATTTGTTTTGTCTTCTTTTCTCCACCGTATCGGTAAGACTTCTCCATGATCGCTGGGTCATGCAGCCAGCAGAGGGTGTCACGGGGAAGAGCCACGATGTACGCCACTCCGGGAACCTTTTCCACAGCATGCAGAAACTCCGGGCTGTTCCCGTAAATCGAATCCGCCGCCACGTATCGAAAGGGAATCACTCCTGCGGCGACAATTTTCTCCAGCATCTCCACCGCCAACTGAGGCTTCGTCTTGAAAGAAACCTCGTCGGAAAGTCGGCACTTCTTCCTGCGCTCGGCGTAATCATCGCCGAACCACTTCTCAGGGATAAACAGGCGGTTATCCAAAAAACAATACCCGTGGCGAGAGGCGTAGGCCGCATAAACGCCGACCTGGCTGTTCTCCACTTTTCCAACGCTGCCACAGTACTGCCGGGAAACCCCGACGGAATCATTCCCTTTTTTTACAAAGCCCGATTCGTCAAAAAGAAGCACCCCCTCGGCATCCCCCAGATCTTCTGCTACCATGCCGTGGTACTTGGAAAGAATGAGCTCCTCTTCCCAGACGATATCACTCAAAAAGTGTTGCATCGCCCGTACTTTGGCGCTCTCCACATTCAGGGCAATTGGCTCAATCGATTTCCTTTCCAGTTGGCTCATTTGGCCTGCCATGTAATGATAAAAGTTCTCCCGCGGCTCCTCACGGGAAAAACAATCGGCAAACTGGGAGTGGAAGCCCTTAAATTCTTTCATAAAACCGCTTATATCCTCTTTATCGATCAACAGTTTCGGTATGGGAAA of Syntrophobacterales bacterium contains these proteins:
- a CDS encoding IS701 family transposase, translating into MIPEDRVYDGSFPIPKLLIDKEDISGFMKEFKGFHSQFADCFSREEPRENFYHYMAGQMSQLERKSIEPIALNVESAKVRAMQHFLSDIVWEEELILSKYHGMVAEDLGDAEGVLLFDESGFVKKGNDSVGVSRQYCGSVGKVENSQVGVYAAYASRHGYCFLDNRLFIPEKWFGDDYAERRKKCRLSDEVSFKTKPQLAVEMLEKIVAAGVIPFRYVAADSIYGNSPEFLHAVEKVPGVAYIVALPRDTLCWLHDPAIMEKSYRYGGEKKTKQILSETEKKPLTFEKIAKGTNDYFWYHRMVSEGAKGPITYEFM